The genomic stretch CCACCTGGGTGAAACAAAGATGGAAGTGATCAGTGAAGCCTCCGGGGTTGTGCTGACCACTGGCCGAATCGGCATGCGCTATTCCCAGATACTATTCCCTGAATATACCTCTGTAATGGTGGGCAGCAGGCTGGATGAAGGCATTCAGGCTGCCATAGGTGAAACAATAATATGTGGTTTACCAGGTCTGATACTTAAATGGGCAGTACCTGATATACTGGAAGGCACAGGGTTCAACACAGTACAGGAAATGATAGATAATAACAAGGAAAATCCATTAATTTATACATCACTGGCAGAAGTTGGTGAAAAATCAAACAGTGCAAGGATAGTGGTTGTGGACCGGGATGGCAATATTATCAGGGATACGGGTGATATGGCATGAAGATAGTGGGAGTAGGCGTTGGTCCTGGCATGCT from Methanosarcinales archaeon encodes the following:
- a CDS encoding cobalt-precorrin-5B (C(1))-methyltransferase: RCQIIDAILEALDECRLEGAAVTISAPDGEAVAALTLNQKVGVEGGISILGTTGFVEPWNDHLGETKMEVISEASGVVLTTGRIGMRYSQILFPEYTSVMVGSRLDEGIQAAIGETIICGLPGLILKWAVPDILEGTGFNTVQEMIDNNKENPLIYTSLAEVGEKSNSARIVVVDRDGNIIRDTGDMA